From the genome of Pseudomonas sp. FP453:
AGAGCCGTTACCTGGGCAAAGGTGTACTCAAGGCTGTCGCCAACATCAACGGCCCGATCCGCGACCTGCTGCTGGGTAAAGACCCGGTTGACCAGAAAGCCCTCGATCTGGCGATGATCAAGCTCGACGGCACCGAAAACAAAGGCAGCCTGGGCGCCAACGCCATCCTCGCCGTATCCCTGGCTGCGGCCAAGGCTGCTGCCCAGGACCAGGACCTGCCGCTGTACGCCCACATCGCCAACCTGAACGGCACCCCGGGTGTCTACTCGATGCCGGTGCCGATGATGAACATCATCAACGGTGGCGAGCACGCCGATAACAACGTCGACATCCAGGAATTCATGGTGCAGCCGGTTGGCGCCAAGTCCTTCTCCGAAGGCCTGCGCATGGGCACCGAGATTTTCCATCACCTCAAGGCTGTCCTGAAGGCCCGTGGCCTGAGCACTGCCGTAGGTGACGAAGGTGGTTTCGCACCGAACCTGGCGTCCAACGAAGATGCACTGAAAGTGATCTCCGAAGCCGTGGCCAACGCTGGCTACAAGCTGGGCACCGACGTGACCCTGGCCCTGGACTGCGCGGCCAGCGAGTTCTACGAAGACGGCAAGTACAACCTGTCCGGCGAAGGCCAGGTGTTCAACTCCGAAGGTTTCGCCGAATACCTGAAGGGCCTGACCCAGCGCTACCCGATCATTTCGATCGAAGACGGCCTGGACGAGTCCGACTGGGATGGCTGGAAAATCCTTACCGACAAGATCGGCGAGAAAATCCAGCTGGTGGGCGACGACTTGTTCGTGACCAACACCAAGATCCTGAAAGAAGGCATCGACAAGAAGATCGCCAACTCGATCCTGATCAAGTTCAACCAGATCGGCACCCTGACCGAAACCCTGGAAGCCATCCAGATGGCCAAGGCTGCGGGCTACACCGCCGTGATCTCCCACCGCTCCGGCGAAACCGAAGATTCGACCATTGCCGACCTGGCTGTGGGCACTTCGGCGGGCCAGATCAAGACCGGTTCCCTGTGCCGTTCCGATCGCGTGTCCAAGTACAACCAATTGCTGCGTATCGAAGAGCAACTGGCTGGCAAAGCCAAGTACAACGGTCGCGACGAGTTTCGCGGCTGAGCTGTAAATGGTAAAAAGTCGGCGGATTGCGTCGGAAAAAACACGACAGTGTAGATTTCGACGCTAATCTCATGGCTATCTAGCACAAGCCTGGTTCTTCCAGGCTTCGTGCTATCAGTTGCTGCAAAAGTTTTGCATGGCTGTCTTTTTTCACTGGATACCCGGATTTCGATGCGCAGTCCCAATTGGTTGTTCCTCGTCTTGCTCTTGTTGCTGGCTGGCCTGCAGTACCGCCTATGGGTGGGTAATGGCAGCTTTGCGCAGGTAAAAGACCTGACCCAGCAAATTGCCGACCAGCACGCCGAAAACGAACGCCTGCTGGAGCGCAACCGCGTCCTCGATGCCGAAGTGCTTGAGCTGAAAAAAGGCACGGAGACCGTTGAAGAGCGGGCTCGTCATGAGTTGGGCATGGTCAAGGAGGGCGAGACCCTCTACCAGTTGGCCCAATGAGTACTGGTTTGCCGGCCTTCTGGGCCGTGATACCTGCCGCGGGCGTCGGTGCCCGTATGGCCGCGGACCGTCCCAAGCAATATCTGCAACTGGGCGGGCGCACCATTCTCGAACACAGCCTTGGCTGTTTTCTCGACCACCCAGCGCTCAAGGGCCTGGTGGTCAGTCTTGCTGCTGATGATCCCTACTGGCCCAACCTGGCCTGTGCTGCCGACCCGCGCATCCAGCGTGCCGACGGTGGTACGGAGCGCTCGGGTTCGGTGCTCAATGCGTTGCTGCAATTGAATGCCTTGGGCGCCAGTGATGATGATTGGGTGCTGGTGCACGATGCGGCGCGACCTAACCTGAGTCGCGATGATCTCGACAAGTTGCTGATGGAACTGGCGGATGACCCCGTCGGCGGCCTGTTGGCCGTGCCGGCCCGCGATACGCTCAAGCGCGTCGACAAGCACGGGCGGGTGGTGGAAACCGTGGATCGCAGCTTGATCTGGCAAGCCTACACGCCACAGATGTTTCGCCTCGGTGCCTTGCACCGTGCGTTGGCTGACAGTTTGGTGGCGGATGCAGTGATTACCGATGAGGCTTCGGCCATGGAATGGTCCGGCCAGGCGCCGCGCTTGATTGAGGGGCGCTCGGACAATATCAAGGTGACCCGGCCCGAAGATCTCGAGTGGTTGCGGTTGCGGTGGGCTAACCGGCGGTAGTCAGTTGCACCGAGTTGACTTCATCGCAGGCAAGCCAGCTCCCACATGGGATCACTTTCTCCTGATACAACTCGGTCAACTGTGGGAGCGGGCTTGCCCGCGATGAGGCCCGCCCAGGCACCCAATATTCAACTGCTGTACTCCGGCCTTTCAGCCAACCCCGCCTTCAAGAAATCCACCAGCTTCCTGACCTTCGGCGACAAATGCCGCTGCTGCGGATACAGCGCCCACACCGCTGTGTTCGGCGGCTGATGCGCCTCCAGCAACGACACCAGCGCCCCACTGTGCAGATGCTCCAGCACGTAATAATCCGGCAACTGGCACAACCCCACGCCTTGCAGTGCTGCATCCAGCACCGCCTGCCCACTGTTGCAGCGCCAGTTTCCCTGCACCCGCTGGGAAAATTCCCGCCCGTCTTGGGCCAGTTGCCAGATGTCCGAACTGCCGATCAGGCAGTTATGCCGAGTCAATTCCGACAAGCTATGTGGCCTGCCATACCGTGCCAGGTAGGACGGTGACGCACACAGGTACATGCGCCGCGGTGCCAGGCGGCTGGCGACCATGCGCGAATCCTGCAGGCGCCCGAGGCGGATCGCCAGGTCGAGGCCTTCGTGCACCAGGTCCAGTTGGCGATTGCTCAGCTCTATATCCACACGCAATTGCGGATACAACGCCATGAACCGCGTCACCAACGGCACGATAAAGCGCTCGCCGTAGGCCACGGCGCAGGTCATGCGCAACATGCCCTTGGGCTCACTGGTAAGGTCGCCGACCGCGCGCAGGGCCTCTTCGCGGCCGTCCTGCAAGCGTTGGCAATGCTGCAGAAAGGTCTGGCCGGCCTCGGTCAGCGTGACCTTGCGGGTACTGCGATACAGCAAGCGCGTTTGCAGCCGCTCTTCCAGGCGTGCCACTTGCCGGCTGATGTGGGACGACGACACGCCCAACCGCTCCGCTGCCGCCGTGAACTGGCTGCATTCGGCGACCGCGACGAATTCGTCGATACCTTCCCAGCGGTTTTCCAACATCGCGATTATCCCTGTGTGGCAATAATGTTTTGCTTTTGCCTGGATTATTCATCACTCGACCATGTTTTACACTCTGCGCCTCAGTTTTTAACTCCCTGGAGAAACCCGGATGATCAAGTCCCGCGCCGCCGTAGCCTTCGAAGCCAAGAAGCCCCTTGAGATCGTTGAAGTGGATGTCGCCATGCCCAAGGCTGGCGAAGTGCTGTTGCGCGTGGTCGCGTCCGGCGTGTGCCACACCGACGCCTACACGCTGTCGGGCGCGGACCCGGAAGGCATCTTCCCGTCGATCCTCGGCCATGAAGGCGGTGCGGTGGTTGAAGCCATCGGCGAAGGCGTGACCTCGGTAGCGGTCGGCGACCACGTGATCCCGCTGTACACCCCGGAATGCGGAAAGTGCAAATTCTGCCTGTCGGGCAAGACCAACCTGTGCCAGGCCATTCGTTCCACCCAGGGCAAAGGCCTGATGCCGGATGGCACCACGCGTTTCTCCTACAAGGGCCAGCCGATTTTCCACTACATGGGTACCTCGACTTTCTCCGAGTACACCGTGCTGCCGGAAATTTCCGTGGCCAAGATTCCTAAAGAAGCCCCGCTGGAAAAAGTCTGCCTGCTGGGGTGTGGCGTCACCACCGGTATCGGTGCCGTGCTCAACACGGCCAAGGTCAAGCCGGGCGACACCGTGGCCATCTTCGGCCTTGGCGGTATCGGCCTGTCGGCGGTGATCGGTGCGGTCAAGGCCAAGGCGGGGCGCATCATCGCCATCGATATCAATCCGGCCAAGTTCGAAATCGCCAAGCAACTGGGCGCCACCGACTGCATCAACCCGAAAGACTACGATCGCCCAATTCAGGATGTGATTGTCGATTTGACTGACGGCGGCGTGGACTTTTCTTTCGAATGCATCGGCAATGTGCAACTGATGCGCGCCGCCCTTGAGTGCTGCCACAAAGGCTGGGGCGAGTCGGTGATCATCGGTGTTGCCGGTGCTGGCCAGGAAATCTCCACCCGTCCATTCCAGCTGGTGACCGGTCGCGTCTGGCGCGGTTCGGCCTTCGGCGGCGTGCGCGGGCGTACCGAATTGCCAAGCTACGTGGAAATGGCCCAGACCGGCGAGATCCCGCTGGACACCTTCATTACCCACACCATGGGCCTGGAAGACATCAACAAGGCGTTTGACCTGATGCACGAAGGCAAGAGCATCCGTACCGTCATTCATTTCTGAAGCAGCGGCCAGCTATAAGCTGCAAGCGGCAAGTGGGGGTACGCCTTGCTTGTCGCTTGAAGCTTGCAACTTGCAGCTAGGAGTCTCCCCATGCCCTTGGAAAATATCTCCTGCCAGAAAAGTTTTGGCGGTTGGCACAAACGTTACAAACACAGCTCCCACGTACTCGGTTGCGACATGACCTTTGCCGTCTACCTGCCGCCGCAAGCGGAGCAGGGCGGCAAGTTGCCGGTGCTCTACTGGCTGTCGGGCCTGACCTGCACCGATGAGAACTTCATGCAGAAGGCCGGCGCCCAGCGCATGGCTGCCGAGCTGGGGCTGATCATCGTTGCGCCGGACACCAGTCCGCGCGGTCCCGGCGTGCCGGGTGATCCGGACAACGCATGGGACTTCGGTCTTGGCGCGGGCTTTTATCTGAACGCTACCCAGGAACCCTGGGCCAAGCACTATCGGATGCATGACTACGTGGTGCAGGAATTGCCGGCGTTGGTCGAAGCGCATTTCCCTGCTTCGGATAAGCGCGGTATCAGCGGTCACTCCATGGGCGGCCACGGTGCGCTGGTCTGTGCGCTGCGCAATCCCGGGCGTTACCTGTCGGTGTCGGCGTTTTCGCCGATCAACAACCCGATGGATTGCCCGTGGGGCCAGAAAGCTTTCTCCCGTTACCTGGGGGAGGAGCGTTCGAAGTGGCGTGAGTGGGACGCTTGCGTGCTGATCAGCGAAGCCGCGGAAAAGCTGCCATTGCTGGTGGACCAGGGCGATCGCGACGACTTCCTCGCCGTGCAGCTCAAGCCCGAAGCCTTGCAACAAGCGGCGAAGGCGGCCGGCCATCCGCTGGAACTGCGTCTGCAACCCGGCTACGACCACAGCTACTTCTTTATCGCCAGCTTCATCGAAGAGCATTTGCGACATCATGGCCGTGCTTTGCTCGGTTAATGTGTGGCAAAAGTAGGTAGAATCACGCCCTGAATTAAATCGGGGCGTTTTTTTATGCGTATTGGCCACGGCTACGATGTGCACCGTTTCGCTGAGGGCGATTTCATCACCTTGGGGGGCGTGCGCATTGCACACCATCATGGGTTGCTGGCTCATTCCGACGGCGACGTTGTGTTGCATGCCTTGAGCGATGCCTTGCTCGGCGCGGCGGCGTTGGGGGATATCGGCAAACATTTTCCAGACACCGATCCCACCTTCAAGGGTGCGGACAGTCGCGTCCTGCTGCGCCACGTCGTGGGCCTGATCCACGCCAAGGGCTGGAAGGTCGGCAACGTCGATAACACCATCGTGGCCCAGGCGCCGAAAATGGCCCCCCATATCGAATCGATGCGCGCGCTGATTGCCGCGGATCTGCAAATTGAATTGGATCAAGTGAACGTGAAAGCCACCACCACCGAAAAGCTCGGGTTTACCGGTCGTGAAGAGGGCATTGCGGTGCACTCCGTCGCCTTGTTGCTGCGCGCATGAACGACCTGCAACTGTTAGGCCCACGGGCCTATGGCGAGGCGTTGGGCAGTGCCGTGCTGAAGGCTACGGCTGAAGATTTCCAGGTCGATGAAGTGCTGGACATCCCGTTGACCGGCGATGGCGAGCACCTGTGGTTGTGGGTCGAGAAGCGTGGCCTCAATACCGAAGAAGCCGCGCGGCGCATCGCCAGGGCCGCTGGCGTGCCGTTGCGTACCGTCAGTTATGCCGGGCTCAAGGATCGCCAGGCGCTGACGCGCCAGTGGTTCAGCGTGCAGTTGCCGGGCAAGGCGGATCCAGACATGAGCGGTGCGGAAAACGACACGCTCAAGATCCTCAAGATCGCCCGCCACAAACGCAAGTTGCAACGCGGTGCGCATTCGGCGAACGGCTTCACCTTGCGCCTGACCCAGTTGGCCGGTGATACCGCGGCCATCGACGCGCGCTTGCAACTGATTGCCCAACACGGCATTCCCAACTACTTCGGCGCCCAGCGTTTTGGCCACAACGGCGGCAACGTGGTTGACGCCCGTGAGTGGGCGGCGCGCAAAGCCTTGCCGGAGCAGCGCAATGTGCGTTCGCGGTTGTTGTCCACGGCGCGCAGTTTCCTCTTCAACAAGGTATTGGCGGCACGTGTTGCCGACGGTTCCTGGCAGCGCGCCCAAGTCGGTGACCTGCTGGCATTTACCGACAGCCGCAGCTTTTTCCCGGCCGGCGAGGCTGAATGCAGCGACCCGCGCCTGGCGATCCTTGACCTGCACCCGACCGGGCCGCAGTGGGGGGAGGGCGATTCGCCCGCCAGCGGTGCGACCCATGCGCTGGAACAGGCCGTCGCCGCCAGCGAAGCCGAGCTGCGCGATTGGCTGGTGAATGCGGGCATGAGCCAGGAGCGGCGCATTCTGCGACTGCCCATTGGCGGGTTGACGTGGCATTATCCCGGGCCTGACATTCTGCAATTGGAATTCGTCCTGCCGGCCGGATGCTTCGCCACTGTCTTGGTGCGCGAGCTTGTTGATCTGGTGCCGGTGGGGCAGACGGACAGCCCATGCGTATTCTGATATCAAACGATGACGGTGCCACCGCACCCGGTCTTGCCGCGCTCTATGCTGCGCTGGAAGACTACGCCGAGTGCGTGGTGGTTGCCCCCGACCAGGACAAGAGCGGCGCCAGCAGTTCGCTGACGCTCGACCGTCCGCTGCACCCGCAGGTTCTGGCCAACGGCTTTATCAGCGTGAACGGCACCCCCACCGACTGCGTCCATCTGGCGATCAACAGCCTGTTGGACCGCGAGCCGGACCTGGTGGTGTCGGGTATCAACCTCGGCGCCAACCTCGGTGACGACGTGCTGTATTCCGGTACCGTGGCGGCGGCTCTTGAAGGGCGTTTCCTCGGTCGTACTTCGTTCGCCTTCTCGTTGGCTTCGCGCCAATTGGACAACCTGCCAACCGCCGCCTATTTCGCGCGCAAGCTGGTGGAGGCCCATGGTTCCCTGGACCTGCCGCCGCGTACGGTGCTCAACGTCAATATCCCCAATCTGCCCCTCGACCGCATCCGTGGCATCCAGCTGACGCGCCTGGGCCATCGTGCCCGTGCGGCAGCGCCGTTGAAGGTGGTCGACCCGCGTGGCAAGGAAGGGTATTGGATCGCCGCCGCCGGCGATGCCGAAGACGGCGGCCCGGGCACTGACTTTCATGCGGTGATGCAAGGTTATGTGTCGATTACGCCGTTGCAACTTGATCGCACCTTCAGTGATGCCTTCAGTAGCCTCGATGGCTGGCTGGAGGCGCTGAACTGATGGGCCGCGAACAAGACGACCTGCTGCGCCGGGGCATCGGGATGACTTCCCAGCGTACCCGTGAGCGTTTGATCCAGCGCCTTTATGAAGAGGGCCTGTCCAACGCCCAGGTGCTGGAAGTGATCCGGCGTACGCCTCGGCACTTGTTTGTCGACGAGGCCTTGGCGCACCGCGCCTATGAAGACACCGCGCTGCCCATCGGCCACAACCAGACCATTTCCCAGCCGTACATGGTCGCGCGCATGAGCGAGTTGCTGCTGGCGGCGGGGCCGCTGGACAAGGTGCTGGAGATCGGCACGGGCTCGGGCTACCAGACGGCGGTGCTGTCGCAGTTGGTGGAGCGGGTGTTTTCAGTGGAGCGCATCAAGGTCCTGCAGGACCGCGCCAAGGAGCGCCTGGCCGAGTTGAACCTGCGCAACGTGGTGTTTCGCTGGGGCGATGGTTGGGAAGGGTGGCCGGCACTGGCGCCTTACAACGGCATTATCGTCACCGCGGTGGCCACTGATGTGCCCCAGGCGTTGCTCGATCAATTGGCCCCGGGCGGGCGGTTGGTGATCCCGGTGGGCTCCGGCGAAGTGCAACAATTGATGCTCATCATCCGTGAAGACGAAGGTTTTTCACGGCATGTACTGGGCGCTGTGCGCTTCGTCCCGTTGCTCAATGGCCCGCTGGCCTGATCATTTATGCGCCGGCAGTGAATTCTGCTGGCGAGGATGTGTCTTACGCCGGGGTCTGTAGAGTCAACATGATGGGTCGCCGGGATTAAACATGATGAATTTTTCGTTTCAGTCGTGTGCCGGTAAAAACCCAATGCCCAGTTATACTTGCGTCATATTTCAAGCCTGATACAGGCATTCATGTTCAGCCACCATAAAGGGAGCGGCGGGTGAGTCTCACAGGTCTTGCGCAGCGTATGAGTAAAACAAGCTTTCAGCGACTGGTGCTTGGCCTTGTCTTGAGTTCCTTGTTGGCAGGGTGTTCCAGCTCGCCAAGCAGCGGCGCGCGGGTGGTTGACCGCAACAGCGCAGCACCGCAAAAGCCGACGGTGACCACCGGGCAATATGTGGTGCGCAAGGGCGACACGATGTTCTCGATCGCCTTCCGTTATGGCTGGGATTACAAGGCACTCGCAGCCCGTAACAATATTCCTGTGCCATACACGATACATCCGGGTCAGACGATTCGCTTTGACGGACGCACCGGTTCAACGCCTGCGACCGTGGTCACAAACAGCACGTCTTCGCCGTCGTCGTCGAGCAAAACCACCATCATCACCCGGCCTGCAGGCACCGCCGCACCTGCGGTTGCGAGCAAGCCTGCACCTGCGCCACTGCCGCCTGCCGGACCGGCACCGACGGGTTGGGGATGGCCCTCAAACGGGGTGCTGATTGGAAAATTCTCTTCAAACGGTAGTTTGAATAAAGGCATTGATATCGCCGGGGATTTGGGACAGCCTGTTTTAGCTGCGTCTGATGGGACAGTGGTGTACGCCGGGAGTGGTTTACGGGGCTACGGCGAGCTGGTCATCATCAAACACAGCGATACCTACGTCAGTGCCTACGGACATAACCGCAGGCTGTTGGTTCGGGAGGGGCAGCAGGTCAAAGTCGGACAGACAATTGCCGAAATGGGGTCAACTGGTACAGACCGGGTGAAACTGCACTTTGAGATTCGCCGCCAAGGGAAACCTGTAGATCCGCTGCAATTCCTACCCCGTCGTTGATTTGTTGTCAGCCTGTTCCCTCACGTAGAAGGAACAGGCTCCAGTGTTGCCAAGGATAAAGGCGACGCTTGAGCTTGAGGTCGAACTCACCAAAGGACTATAACAATGGCTCTCAGTAAAGAAGCGCCGGAGTTTGACATCGACGATGAGCTTCTCCTTATGGGAGAGCACACCGATACGGAATCGATGTCGAATGAGGGACCTGCTGTACCTTCAGTTCGCACCAAATCCAAGAACTCCACCGCGTTAAAGCAACACAAATACATTGATTACACGCGGGCGCTCGATGCGACCCAGCTGTACCTCAATGAAATCGGTTTTTCCCCTCTGCTGACTCCCGAAGAAGAAGTCCATTTTGCGCGCTTGTCGCAAAAGGGCGATCCGGCCGGGCGCAAGCGCATGATTGAAAGCAACCTGCGCCTGGTGGTGAAAATCGCCCGGCGGTATGTCAATCGTGGGCTGTCCCTGTTGGACCTGATCGAGGAAGGCAACCTCGGCTTGATCCGGGCGGTGGAGAAGTTCGACCCGGAGCGGGGCTTCCGCTTTTCGACCTACGCCACGTGGTGGATTCGCCAGACCATCGAACGGGCGATCATGAATCAGACCCGCACGATCCGGTTGCCGATCCATGTGGTCAAGGAGCTCAACGTCTACCTGCGGGCGGCGCGTGAGCTTACCCAGAAACTCGATCATGAACCTTCGCCCGAAGAAATCGCCAACCTGCTGGAGAAACCGGTAGGGGAGGTCAAGCGCATGCTCGGCTTGAACGAGCGCGTGTCTTCGGTCGATGTCTCGCTGGGTCCGGATTCGGATAAAACCCTGCTGGACACCCTGACAGATGATCGGCCTACAGATCCTTGCGAGCTGTTGCAAGACGATGATCTTTCCCAAAGCATTGACCAGTGGCTATCTGAGCTTACGGACAAGCAGCGTGAGGTGGTGATTCGCCGCTTCGGCCTGCGCGGCCATGAGAGCAGTACCCTGGAGGATGTCGGCCTGGAGATTGGCCTGACCCGTGAGCGGGTGCGGCAGATCCAGGTGGAAGGGCTCAAGCGCTTGCGTGAGATCCTGGAGAAAAATGGCTTGTCGAGTGAGTCGTTGTTTCAATAACGGCGCACGCTGAAAGTGTGGGAGCTGGGCTTGTGTGGGAGCTGGCTGGCCTGCGATAGCATCACCTCGGTTTATCAGTTGCATCGAGGTGATGCTATCGCAGGCAAGCCAGCTCCCACATAGGTTTGGCTCCCACATTTTTTATGCCCGGAATAACCAAATCCCAGGCATAAAAAAACCCCGCTTTTAAGGGCGGGGTTTTTTCGACTAAGTCAGTACAAGTTAGATAACTTGAACTTCTTCAGCTTGCATGCCTTTCTGACCGCGGGTAGCGATGAAAGAAACCTGTTGGCCTTCTTTCAGGCTTTTGAAGCCGTCGGATTGGATAGCTTTGAAGTGAACGAACAGGTCGTCACCGGATTGTGGAGTGATGAAGCCGAAGCCTTTTTCATCGTTGAACCACTTAACGGTACCAGTTTGGCGATTAGACATGGTGTATCTCCTTGGACAAAGTTAACTGCGACTCAGGAAAAGCCCTGGCCGAGACTGAGTGCAAAGAGCAGGAAAAATTCTTGGAGATGGTTGGATCGAAATTCAACATATCGTGTAGAGATTCTCAGTGACACAAGCAGCACAGTGGCGCCACCTTAACCCTTTTTCCGGAACGTGCCAATGGTATTTCCGAAGGTTTCTCTATTTTCGTGACTGGCGGTGGTATTTATCGCCACTGGTCGCCACAAGCAGGGTCCCGGCCCCGCTGGCTGCGGCTTATGGCAGGCAGGCCTGTCGTGAAGAAAAGCCCGACGCCCTTTGAACCCCAACGCCGGCCCCGGTAAGATGCCCAACAGAATTTTTCCACCTCGCTATTCAGGACACCGCCATGAGCATCAAATCGGACAAGTGGATTCGCCGCATGGCGCAAGAGCACGGCATGATCGAACCCTTCGTTGAGCGCCAGATCCGTGGCGAAGGCGACAGCCCTGTGATTTCGTACGGTGTTTCCAGCTACGGCTACGATGTGCGTTGCGCCGATGAGTTCAAGGTGTTCACCAACATCAACTCGGCGATCGTCGATCCGAAGAACTTTGACGAAAAGAGCTTCGTCGACGTCAAGAGCGACGTATGCATCATTCCGCCAAACTCCTTTGCCCTGGCGCGCACCGTGGAGTTCTTCCGCATCCCCCGCGATGTGCTGACCATCTGCCTGGGCAAGAGCACCTACGCGCGCTGCGGCATTATCGTCAACGTGACGCCGCTTGAGCCCGAGTGGGAAGGTCACGTGACCCTGGAGTTCTCCAACACCACCACCTTGCCGGCAAAGATCTATGCCAACGAAGGTGTGGCGCAAATGCTGTTCCTGCAGTCCGACGAGGCCTGTGAAGTGTCCTATAAAGACCGTGCAGGCAAGTACCAGGGCCAGCGCGGCGTCACCCTCCCGCGCGCTTGATCGAAAGGTCTTACACGTAAAGGGAATTTGTCAGCGGGAAGGCACTCTATTGGGTGTACTGCCTCGGTGCGTGCACAACGCGCCGAGCCACGCTTGAGGAGTTCCCTATGAAGATCGACCCGCGAATCAGTGCCGAACTTGCCCGGCTTGAACCCAACCAGATTGGTGTTCTGGCCTGGTCACTGATGGCCAATCCCGCTTACGCGGGCGGCATCCCAGGCCAACCTGATCCAGACTCTCCACAGCCCATTGAAGAGCCCGGCTCGCCTACGGTTCCCGATGAACCGCCTCCCGCACCAGTTGCCTGACCCCCAGTGGGCCAGTCAATCGACTGGCCAAACCTGATGATCGCCGATCACAAAGAGTTGGCAGCCACTGCCCTGTGCCACGTCATGCCCGCCGGTGAACGCGCCAAACGCCGGCAGCAGGCTGATTCGCCTGCCGATCTGGAAGCATGGCAGGCGCAAGCTTTGCCGAGCCTTGCCGCGCAGGCGATAGACCGGATGCACATGCCCCGCCAGTACGTGGTAATCGGCATGCGCGTGCGGTTCGTGCTGTAGCGCAAAGGGGCCTATCAGCAGCGGCTCTGTTACCACGTCGATCCTCAGGCCCAAGGGCGGGTCGCCTGCACGTTTGTCGTGATTGCCG
Proteins encoded in this window:
- the ftsB gene encoding cell division protein FtsB; this encodes MRSPNWLFLVLLLLLAGLQYRLWVGNGSFAQVKDLTQQIADQHAENERLLERNRVLDAEVLELKKGTETVEERARHELGMVKEGETLYQLAQ
- the surE gene encoding 5'/3'-nucleotidase SurE codes for the protein MRILISNDDGATAPGLAALYAALEDYAECVVVAPDQDKSGASSSLTLDRPLHPQVLANGFISVNGTPTDCVHLAINSLLDREPDLVVSGINLGANLGDDVLYSGTVAAALEGRFLGRTSFAFSLASRQLDNLPTAAYFARKLVEAHGSLDLPPRTVLNVNIPNLPLDRIRGIQLTRLGHRARAAAPLKVVDPRGKEGYWIAAAGDAEDGGPGTDFHAVMQGYVSITPLQLDRTFSDAFSSLDGWLEALN
- a CDS encoding LysR substrate-binding domain-containing protein produces the protein MLENRWEGIDEFVAVAECSQFTAAAERLGVSSSHISRQVARLEERLQTRLLYRSTRKVTLTEAGQTFLQHCQRLQDGREEALRAVGDLTSEPKGMLRMTCAVAYGERFIVPLVTRFMALYPQLRVDIELSNRQLDLVHEGLDLAIRLGRLQDSRMVASRLAPRRMYLCASPSYLARYGRPHSLSELTRHNCLIGSSDIWQLAQDGREFSQRVQGNWRCNSGQAVLDAALQGVGLCQLPDYYVLEHLHSGALVSLLEAHQPPNTAVWALYPQQRHLSPKVRKLVDFLKAGLAERPEYSS
- the fghA gene encoding S-formylglutathione hydrolase — translated: MPLENISCQKSFGGWHKRYKHSSHVLGCDMTFAVYLPPQAEQGGKLPVLYWLSGLTCTDENFMQKAGAQRMAAELGLIIVAPDTSPRGPGVPGDPDNAWDFGLGAGFYLNATQEPWAKHYRMHDYVVQELPALVEAHFPASDKRGISGHSMGGHGALVCALRNPGRYLSVSAFSPINNPMDCPWGQKAFSRYLGEERSKWREWDACVLISEAAEKLPLLVDQGDRDDFLAVQLKPEALQQAAKAAGHPLELRLQPGYDHSYFFIASFIEEHLRHHGRALLG
- the ispF gene encoding 2-C-methyl-D-erythritol 2,4-cyclodiphosphate synthase, with translation MRIGHGYDVHRFAEGDFITLGGVRIAHHHGLLAHSDGDVVLHALSDALLGAAALGDIGKHFPDTDPTFKGADSRVLLRHVVGLIHAKGWKVGNVDNTIVAQAPKMAPHIESMRALIAADLQIELDQVNVKATTTEKLGFTGREEGIAVHSVALLLRA
- a CDS encoding protein-L-isoaspartate(D-aspartate) O-methyltransferase, with protein sequence MTSQRTRERLIQRLYEEGLSNAQVLEVIRRTPRHLFVDEALAHRAYEDTALPIGHNQTISQPYMVARMSELLLAAGPLDKVLEIGTGSGYQTAVLSQLVERVFSVERIKVLQDRAKERLAELNLRNVVFRWGDGWEGWPALAPYNGIIVTAVATDVPQALLDQLAPGGRLVIPVGSGEVQQLMLIIREDEGFSRHVLGAVRFVPLLNGPLA
- the ispD gene encoding 2-C-methyl-D-erythritol 4-phosphate cytidylyltransferase; protein product: MSTGLPAFWAVIPAAGVGARMAADRPKQYLQLGGRTILEHSLGCFLDHPALKGLVVSLAADDPYWPNLACAADPRIQRADGGTERSGSVLNALLQLNALGASDDDWVLVHDAARPNLSRDDLDKLLMELADDPVGGLLAVPARDTLKRVDKHGRVVETVDRSLIWQAYTPQMFRLGALHRALADSLVADAVITDEASAMEWSGQAPRLIEGRSDNIKVTRPEDLEWLRLRWANRR
- the eno gene encoding phosphopyruvate hydratase; this encodes MAKIVDIKGREVLDSRGNPTVEADVLLDNGITGSACAPSGASTGSREALELRDGDKSRYLGKGVLKAVANINGPIRDLLLGKDPVDQKALDLAMIKLDGTENKGSLGANAILAVSLAAAKAAAQDQDLPLYAHIANLNGTPGVYSMPVPMMNIINGGEHADNNVDIQEFMVQPVGAKSFSEGLRMGTEIFHHLKAVLKARGLSTAVGDEGGFAPNLASNEDALKVISEAVANAGYKLGTDVTLALDCAASEFYEDGKYNLSGEGQVFNSEGFAEYLKGLTQRYPIISIEDGLDESDWDGWKILTDKIGEKIQLVGDDLFVTNTKILKEGIDKKIANSILIKFNQIGTLTETLEAIQMAKAAGYTAVISHRSGETEDSTIADLAVGTSAGQIKTGSLCRSDRVSKYNQLLRIEEQLAGKAKYNGRDEFRG
- the truD gene encoding tRNA pseudouridine(13) synthase TruD — its product is MNDLQLLGPRAYGEALGSAVLKATAEDFQVDEVLDIPLTGDGEHLWLWVEKRGLNTEEAARRIARAAGVPLRTVSYAGLKDRQALTRQWFSVQLPGKADPDMSGAENDTLKILKIARHKRKLQRGAHSANGFTLRLTQLAGDTAAIDARLQLIAQHGIPNYFGAQRFGHNGGNVVDAREWAARKALPEQRNVRSRLLSTARSFLFNKVLAARVADGSWQRAQVGDLLAFTDSRSFFPAGEAECSDPRLAILDLHPTGPQWGEGDSPASGATHALEQAVAASEAELRDWLVNAGMSQERRILRLPIGGLTWHYPGPDILQLEFVLPAGCFATVLVRELVDLVPVGQTDSPCVF
- a CDS encoding S-(hydroxymethyl)glutathione dehydrogenase/class III alcohol dehydrogenase — protein: MIKSRAAVAFEAKKPLEIVEVDVAMPKAGEVLLRVVASGVCHTDAYTLSGADPEGIFPSILGHEGGAVVEAIGEGVTSVAVGDHVIPLYTPECGKCKFCLSGKTNLCQAIRSTQGKGLMPDGTTRFSYKGQPIFHYMGTSTFSEYTVLPEISVAKIPKEAPLEKVCLLGCGVTTGIGAVLNTAKVKPGDTVAIFGLGGIGLSAVIGAVKAKAGRIIAIDINPAKFEIAKQLGATDCINPKDYDRPIQDVIVDLTDGGVDFSFECIGNVQLMRAALECCHKGWGESVIIGVAGAGQEISTRPFQLVTGRVWRGSAFGGVRGRTELPSYVEMAQTGEIPLDTFITHTMGLEDINKAFDLMHEGKSIRTVIHF